The following DNA comes from Anaerostipes rhamnosivorans.
ACGGTTAAGCGATGAGGAAAAAGACGATATCAAGCGCATCATCCAGCTCTTGTTCCGTCAGACCTTCGTGCTGGAACGAAAATACGAAAAGAGGAGCGGCAGATTTACGTTTCAGAAGGATTTCAGGATATTGAATCAGCACCTGGAATTTCTAAGAGAATATTTTGCCATAGCAGGGTTAGAGTTGCACGAGAGCAGTCATATGGGGATTTTCTATATACAGGGGGAGACAGTGCTGGGGGAAAAGCTTCCGAAGCTGGCCACCATTTATCTGCTGATCCTTAAGCTTATTTATGATGAGCAGATGGAGGCGGCATCCACGAGCAGCTACGTGTACACATCTCTGGGGGAGATCAACGAAAAGATCGGGGATTTTCATCTGCTGAAAAACCTTTCATCCGCGACAGAGATGAGAAAGACCATTTCCCTGCTGAAACGGTATCAGATCATAGAACCTATGGATGTGCTGGAAGACCTCAACGAGGAAAGCCGGATGGTCGTATACCCATGTATTAATGCGGTCTTGCTGGGGGATGACGTGCAGAAGCTGATTGAGACATTTACAGAGGAGGACGAACGTGGAGAAGACGAAGGAGAACAAGCAGGCATTCAAAGCACTATCGAAGATCTGTCTGAATAACTGGCATTATATTGAGAAAAAGGTGCTTTCCTTCAGCGAAGGCATCAATTTCTTTACGGGACATTCCGGGAGCGGAAAATCCACAGTCATTGATGCCTTGCAGATCGTCCTCTATGCCAATACAGACGGAAGGGGATTTTTCAACAAGGCGGCGGCTGATGACTCAGACAGGAGTCTGATCGAATACCTGAGAGGCATGATCTCTGTAGGTGACAACAATGAGGTCAAATATATAAGAAACAAAAATTTTTCTACAACCATTGTACTGGAGCTTGAACAGACGGTCACCCGGGAAAAGGAATGTGTCGGTGTTGTTTTTGACGTGGAGACAGCCACCAATGAAATCTCCAGGCTGTTTTTCTGGCATAAGGGAGGGATCCCTGAACACCACTACCGGAAAGAGGGCCGAGCCATGGCCACCAGTGAAGTGAGAGAATATATCCAGACCAACTTTGCCAGAGAGGAGTTCTATTTCGGTACAAGCAACGAACGGTTCAGGAGACAACTCTACGATATTTATCTGGGAGGTTTAGATGCAGATAAATTTCCAAGGCTTTTTAAGCGGGCCATACCGTTTAAAATGAACATCAAGCTGGAAGATTTTGTGCGGGAATACATCTGCATGGAACAGGATATTCAGATCGAGGATATGCAGGAAAGTGTCCTCCAGTACGGAAGAATGCGGAAAAAGATCGAGGACACTTTAAAGGAGATCACAAGCCTGAAAGAGATCAGGGACGGCTATGGCCATTTTACTGAAGCGGGGAAAGACGTGGAGATCTGCCAGTACCGTCTTGAAAAACTCATGATGCTCCAATTAAAAGAGCAGATTAAGGATCTGAGGGAAAAGATGGAGAAGGCAGAGGGAGATAAACAGCAGCAGGAGGAGAGCAGGAAAAAGCTGTCTGACGAGCTGTCCGTCCTTGCCGCAGAATATGACGATCTGGTAAAACAGATCGCGAACAGTGGTTTTGAGAATCTCAAAACAGAGCTTACAGGTGTAAACGAACTGCTGGAACAGCTCACAAGGAATAAGGCGGCATGGCAGCAGACATGCGCCCAGCTGGAGCAGTGGAAGGACCTGGATGTGACACCAAACCAGACGATCTGGGATATCGAAAGCTTTTGTAAGGGAAATATAAGTCTTGGGGAGCTTCGGAGACTCCGTCACAGCTTAAAGACGATCCGGGAAGAAGTGGAGAATGACCGGCAGGAGGCTTCCTCAGAACTGAGGAGGATCAAAAAGCGGGAAAAGGAGATCACAACAGAACTTGCCGAGCTGAAAAAAGGAAACAAGGCTTATCCGAGAGAGCTGGAAGATGCCAGGTATGAGTTCCAGACTCGTTTAAGCACCAGGTTTGGCAAGGCTGTAAAGGTTCATATCCTTGCGGACCTTTTGGATATGAAATCAGAGACATGGCATAAAGCGGTGGAAGGATATCTGGGCTCTAATAAGCTGTCTATGGTTGTGGAGCCGGCCTATGCAAAAGCAGCCATGGAAGTTTACAGGGAGATGGACGGAAATAAGTTTTTCCGGGCCTCTGTGTTAGATACAGAACGGGTTCAAAAAGAGAAACCTGTTGTTGCAGTCCAGGCGCTGGCTGAGGAAGTTATCGCAAAGGAGCCTTATGTCCGTGCTTTTGTGGACCTGCTTCTGGGCAGGGTTATCAAGTGTCATACCATCGATGAACTCAGGCAGCAGAGGACAGGGGTGACACCGGACTGCCTGCTCTATAAGAATTTCCAGTTAAAAAGGCTGAATCCAGCAGACTATACCAAGCGGTCCTATATCGGTGAGAGCAGTATGAAGCAAAGGATCAAGGATCTTAATCAGGAGTTAAAACAGCTGGAGGCCAGGAAACAGCCGTTTGCGGATATGGTGT
Coding sequences within:
- a CDS encoding DUF4194 domain-containing protein, whose amino-acid sequence is MIEYYERLSDEEKDDIKRIIQLLFRQTFVLERKYEKRSGRFTFQKDFRILNQHLEFLREYFAIAGLELHESSHMGIFYIQGETVLGEKLPKLATIYLLILKLIYDEQMEAASTSSYVYTSLGEINEKIGDFHLLKNLSSATEMRKTISLLKRYQIIEPMDVLEDLNEESRMVVYPCINAVLLGDDVQKLIETFTEEDERGEDEGEQAGIQSTIEDLSE
- a CDS encoding ATP-binding protein, which produces MEKTKENKQAFKALSKICLNNWHYIEKKVLSFSEGINFFTGHSGSGKSTVIDALQIVLYANTDGRGFFNKAAADDSDRSLIEYLRGMISVGDNNEVKYIRNKNFSTTIVLELEQTVTREKECVGVVFDVETATNEISRLFFWHKGGIPEHHYRKEGRAMATSEVREYIQTNFAREEFYFGTSNERFRRQLYDIYLGGLDADKFPRLFKRAIPFKMNIKLEDFVREYICMEQDIQIEDMQESVLQYGRMRKKIEDTLKEITSLKEIRDGYGHFTEAGKDVEICQYRLEKLMMLQLKEQIKDLREKMEKAEGDKQQQEESRKKLSDELSVLAAEYDDLVKQIANSGFENLKTELTGVNELLEQLTRNKAAWQQTCAQLEQWKDLDVTPNQTIWDIESFCKGNISLGELRRLRHSLKTIREEVENDRQEASSELRRIKKREKEITTELAELKKGNKAYPRELEDARYEFQTRLSTRFGKAVKVHILADLLDMKSETWHKAVEGYLGSNKLSMVVEPAYAKAAMEVYREMDGNKFFRASVLDTERVQKEKPVVAVQALAEEVIAKEPYVRAFVDLLLGRVIKCHTIDELRQQRTGVTPDCLLYKNFQLKRLNPADYTKRSYIGESSMKQRIKDLNQELKQLEARKQPFADMVSKSEEILGLETLGRSEEEYIEQQKALAVMKEKTEQKKHLETKMLKMKEESIDALEERQRENKELQAKKQELLSEVTKAVWNRERQIEDWQRLHLSTNSELTERERSFQFNEELEQAFEDYMKDRSASNYENLKNGTIRKIRQAEEKKEEVYRELVELRSAYLREYPNRTFSPAIEYNEPYEKLLSTLECDHLSDYQERAREQARSAAEHFKDDFISKIRYAILEAYQRRDELNRIISRLDFGKDKYQFRITKNKGPDGIYYPMFMDESLKIDPSTLDASMDHQMNLFSMEHESRYGEVMSDLIDIFIPPENASPEELDEAKRNMEKYADYRTYLSFDMEQIVEGEEKLTIGLSRMIKKNSGGEGQNPLYVALLASFAQAYRINLSPKIRRSPTIRLVVLDEAFSKMDAEKVASCIELIRGLGFQAIISATNDKIQNYLENVDKTFVYANPNKKSISIQEFEKREFDSLLEEAENEEGTA